In one window of Tenacibaculum mesophilum DNA:
- a CDS encoding NAD kinase yields MKKVAIYGQAYTTLADKEVKILLTILEKHNIVVFFEQQFYNLFLEKNSLNKKYPTYAHFNDLSNTFDVMFTIGGDGTILRAVTYIRDLDIPIMGINTGRLGFLATIQKDQIEEAINLMLKKEYTLQERSLLQIETSPTTEDFSELNFALNEVTIARRNTTSMIGIKTSLNEEYLTNYWADGLIIATPTGSTGYSLSCDGPVILPNSKSFVITPIAPHNLNARPMVIPDDTDILLEVSAREKDFLISLDSRITTVSLGTEIKIQKAPFTIKSILPKNQSYLNTLRGKLLWGEDIRNESL; encoded by the coding sequence GTGAAAAAAGTCGCTATTTACGGTCAAGCATATACTACACTTGCAGATAAAGAGGTTAAAATTCTTTTAACTATCTTAGAAAAACATAATATTGTTGTTTTTTTTGAACAACAATTCTATAATTTATTTCTTGAAAAGAATTCACTAAATAAAAAGTATCCTACCTACGCACATTTTAATGACTTATCAAACACTTTTGATGTAATGTTTACCATAGGTGGAGATGGTACTATTTTGAGAGCTGTAACCTACATTAGAGATTTAGATATTCCTATTATGGGTATTAATACGGGGCGTTTAGGTTTTTTGGCCACCATACAAAAAGATCAAATTGAAGAAGCAATTAACTTAATGCTTAAAAAAGAATATACACTTCAAGAACGATCTTTATTACAAATAGAAACTTCTCCTACAACTGAAGATTTTTCTGAACTTAACTTTGCTCTTAATGAGGTTACTATTGCTAGAAGAAACACAACTTCTATGATTGGAATTAAAACCTCATTAAACGAAGAATATTTAACAAATTATTGGGCTGATGGATTAATTATAGCAACACCAACAGGTTCTACAGGATATTCACTTAGTTGTGATGGTCCTGTTATTTTACCTAATTCAAAAAGCTTTGTTATTACTCCCATTGCACCACATAATTTAAATGCGCGTCCAATGGTTATTCCAGATGATACTGATATTCTTTTAGAAGTAAGTGCTAGAGAAAAAGATTTTTTAATCTCTCTAGATTCACGCATTACCACTGTTTCCTTAGGAACTGAAATAAAAATACAAAAAGCACCATTTACCATAAAAAGTATTTTACCAAAGAATCAATCTTATTTAAATACCTTGCGCGGAAAACTTTTATGGGGAGAAGACATACGAAATGAATCGTTATAA
- a CDS encoding CBS domain-containing protein, with amino-acid sequence MKINDFILKEIKALTLNDTVKSAQKLCNDLPITHIPVVENDRLIGCLPESDIQTIENKNRTLSEYSYLLDHFYTNENATLLDLITLFADNDSNLIPVIDKNLHYVGYYELSDILDAFANSPFLHNESDTLIIDKNKTDYSMGQVAQIVEANNGKLLGAYISSENINSIEVTLKVVSEEINEIIQTFRRYGYNVITQHEDDFYLEELKDRAAYLRKYLDM; translated from the coding sequence ATGAAAATCAATGATTTTATATTAAAAGAAATTAAAGCACTTACGCTAAACGACACAGTGAAAAGTGCTCAAAAGCTGTGTAATGATTTACCTATAACTCATATTCCTGTTGTTGAAAACGACAGATTAATAGGTTGTTTACCTGAAAGTGATATTCAAACTATTGAAAATAAAAATCGTACACTGAGTGAATACTCTTATTTACTAGATCATTTTTACACAAATGAAAATGCTACACTACTCGATTTAATTACTTTATTTGCTGATAACGACTCGAATTTAATTCCTGTTATAGATAAAAACCTGCATTATGTAGGCTATTATGAATTGAGTGATATTTTAGATGCTTTTGCTAACAGCCCTTTTTTACATAATGAAAGTGATACTTTAATTATTGACAAGAATAAAACAGATTATTCTATGGGGCAAGTAGCTCAAATAGTTGAAGCCAATAACGGTAAATTATTAGGTGCATATATTTCTTCAGAAAACATAAATAGCATTGAAGTAACCCTTAAAGTTGTTTCAGAAGAAATAAATGAAATTATTCAAACATTTCGTAGGTACGGTTACAACGTTATTACACAACACGAAGATGATTTTTATTTAGAAGAACTTAAAGATAGAGCTGCTTATTTAAGAAAGTACTTGGATATGTAA
- the porG gene encoding type IX secretion system protein PorG codes for MRGLILLILLACVVTPLQSQTHEIGFFAGGSNYVGDIGSTNYIHPNEFAGGLIYKYNLNPRIALRGTYTYIPISGNDNNADNAFRQNRGISFSNTIHEFAAGVEFNFFDYNISDYRTSFTPYILAEIAAFNYKSPEPTSSSNTVLLKNKFSYTIPVGIGLKGRLTDNFAIAFETGIRFTFVDDLDFTTDKINSLDFGGNGNDWYVFSGVSIVYTFGRPPCFGGIAQ; via the coding sequence ATGAGAGGACTTATTTTATTAATATTATTGGCTTGTGTAGTAACACCTCTACAATCACAAACACACGAAATTGGTTTCTTTGCCGGTGGTTCTAACTATGTTGGTGATATTGGTAGTACCAATTACATACACCCTAATGAGTTTGCCGGTGGTCTCATATACAAGTACAACCTAAACCCAAGAATTGCCTTAAGAGGAACATATACTTACATTCCTATTTCTGGTAATGATAACAATGCTGATAATGCTTTTCGCCAAAATAGAGGTATTAGCTTTTCAAACACCATTCATGAATTTGCAGCTGGAGTAGAATTTAATTTCTTTGATTATAACATCAGCGATTACAGAACTTCATTTACACCTTATATATTAGCTGAAATTGCTGCTTTTAATTACAAAAGTCCAGAACCAACTTCATCAAGTAATACAGTTCTCTTAAAAAACAAATTTTCTTATACTATTCCTGTAGGTATTGGATTAAAAGGAAGATTAACCGATAATTTTGCCATTGCTTTTGAAACAGGTATACGATTCACATTCGTAGACGATTTAGACTTTACAACAGATAAAATAAACTCACTAGATTTTGGGGGTAATGGAAATGACTGGTATGTATTCTCAGGAGTTTCTATCGTATATACCTTTGGAAGACCACCTTGTTTTGGTGGAATAGCACAATAA